The following DNA comes from bacterium.
CTTCAGCGTCACTTCCAGCGTCCGATCCGCTGTCGTGGAGTCGATCCCCGCACGGTCGGGGTAGACCCGGGCCGTGTTGGTTTCGCGGTCGACGGTGACCAGGGCGTTCATGGGCGTGGAGTAGTCGGCGATGCGGTCGGCGATCTCGTAGCCCAGGGTGCCGAGGGCCGGCCGGGGGATGTAGTCGTCGATCCAGGCGGGTACGAAGCGGCAGCCGACGATGCCGTTCTTCTCGATCTCCAGGGTCAGCACCAGGGTGGGGAAGGTCTCCGGGTAGTACAGGTCGAAGACGAAGTTGCCCAGCGAATGGGCGATGAGCTTGCCGTCGTATCCCTCGAAGCCCTGCAGCACGTGGGGATGGTGGTTGATCAGGATATCGGCGCCGGCGTCCAGGGTCAGGCGGCGCAGGGCGCGATCGTCCAGGGACGGCTCGTTGCGGAAGCGGACGTCCGGGTCGCCGGGCGCGATGTCCGTGGCCTCGATGATTTCAGGCGTTACATCCGGCCAGACCGGGCCGGCGGTCTTGCCCGGCGGCGGCGCCGTCTCGTACTCGTCGCCGCTGTGGGTCTGCAGTATGACCACGTCGGCCAGCCCGTGCAACCCGTCCAGCGCGCGCGTCACGTTCTGGGGGACGAAGAAGGCGAAGCCGGGCTTGCCGGGACCGGCGTCCAGGAAAGGCTGGTAGTTCCACTTGCGACCGCAGCGGTTGCACTGGCCGACGAAGGCGAGACGGATGCCCCGTTCCGTCCGGAAGGCCGGCTGCAGGGCGGCGGTCTCGTCCGACCCGGCCCCGAAGTAGGGGATCGACAGGCCGTCGAGCAGGTCCATGGTGTCGAGCATGCCGATCTCGCCGTAGTCGATGATGTGGTTGTTGGCCAGACCGGCCAGGTCCACGCCCGCGTACCGGATGCCGGCGCTGTTCTCCGGGCGGCTGCGGAAGACCACGCTCTTGGTGGGATGGGGCGTGCCGCGGTCGGTATAGGAGACCTCGAGGTTGCAGACGTTCACGTCGGCCGCCCCGCCGAAGATGCCCAGCGTGGGCTCGAAGAGGGCCTCGACGCCGTAGGTGTCGATGATGCCGCCGGCGTACTCGTAGGCGCGGCCCGTGAAGACGTCGCCCACGAAGTTGACGGTGATCGGGCCCGCGGCGCCGCCGGGGTCCACCTCCACCTGGGTCGCGGCGTAGCCGGACAGCCCGTCCGGATCGGTGACGGTCAGCCCGACCGACCAGGCGTGGTCCGCCGTCACGGTGAAGACGTGCTGCGGGGCCGTCTCGTCGCTGAAGGTGCTGTCGCCGAAGTCCCAGTGGAAGACGTGCGTGGCCGAATCCGGGTCGTTCACCAGCGCCTCGAACTGCACGGTGGCGCGATCATTGCCCTCGGTGTCGCGGCGCAGCTTCGTGACCGTCTGCAGGATGCCCACCACCGGCGCCACGGGCAGGTCGCCGGTCACGTCGGCGATCGCGTCGAAGTAGGTCTCGCCGGGCGCGCCGCCGTCCTCGTCGTTCACGTAGACCAGTTGCGTGATCGCCGGCAGATCGCCGTAGGTGGCCCGCCAGTCCTCGCCGAGGGGCAGGAGGTAGGTATACCACTGGTGGCGCGCGAAGGCGCCCTGGTAGACGGTCCACCAGTTGTCCGGCGCCGGCAGTTCCTCGCCGCCGAAGGTGTAGAAGAGCTCGCGCGCGCCGTCGCCGACGCCGAAGGCGTGCATCTCGCCCAGGTCGGCGACCTTGACCGCGATCCGCCAGACCGTGGTGTCGGTGACGGCGGCCGCCGCGACGTCCTGGACCTTCCAGGTGTTGCCGTACAGGCGCAGGGCGTTGTCGCCGTCGTGCGCATCCGTGGTCAGGCTCCAGGCGCCCGGGTCGGCGTCCTGATCCGGATACGACGTCAGCACGGGCGCGTCGGACTCGAAATCCTCGATCACGACGCCGCGCGCGGCGAGGCACGGCGCGACGAGCGCGATCACGACCGCGATGGCCAGCACCGGGATAATGCGAGCAGGGGATGGACGCATTGGTACCTCGTCGTTGACCCGTTCCGGCGGGGATCACGGGCGCCCGGGTACGAGTGTAGCACATCAGGGTAGCGGAGCGCGTCAGCGGAGTTTGCGGGGCAGGAACGTTCCGGCCCCGGGGGCGTCGACCAGACGGCCGTGCGCGACGACTCTCTCGCCGCGACGCCACACGGTCCGCACCGCGCCGCGCCAGTCGTCGCCGGCCCACAGAGACGAATCGGCGCCCTGGGGCAGCACGGTGCCCGTGGCCTCGGGATCGAAGAGCACCAGGTCCGCGTCGTAGCCCGCGGCCACCCTCCCCTTGCGCCCCGCCAGGCCCATCATGGCGGCGGGCTGATCGCAGCAGAGCCGTATCCAGCTCTCCGGGCTCAGCAGGCCCGTGCGGACGCCGAGCGTGTACGCGACCAGCAGCCGCTCGCCCACGCCGGCGGCGCCGTTGGGGATGGCGGGAAAGCCGCGGGCGGCTCCCCGGCGCTTGAGGTCCAGCGGGAACTCGCAGTGGTCGGTGGCGAGCCAGGAGATCTCGCCGGCGGCCAGGCCGGCGCGCAGCGCGGCCGCATCCTGTTCGCTGCGCAGCGGCGGCGACATGATCGCCGTCAGGGCCAGATCCTCGCTCCCGGCGTAACAGGCGTCGGTGCGGAACAGGTACTGGGGACAGGTCTCGGCGTTGATGTCCACGCCCACCGCCCGCGCGCCGCGGATCAGCTCCAGGCCGCCCGCTGTGGACAGATGCACGATCGTCAGCGGACAGCCAGTGTCCTCGGCCAGCAGCATGGCGGTGCGCACGGCCTCGATCTCCGCGGCCGGCGGGTGGGCGGCGGTGTGCCAGGACGGTCCGGTGCGCCCGCGGCCGACGAGTTCCGCCTCGGCCGCGGCGTTCATCTCGCCGTCCTCCGCGTGCACCAGGAGATGCCCGCCGATGTCGCAGACCTGTCGCATCAGCAAACGCATCTCGTCGAGCGTGAGCATCAGGCGTCCCTTGTAGGCCAGGAACGCCTTGACGGTCGGCACGCCCGCGGCGACGACGCTCTCCAGCTCGGCCAGGCGTTCCGGCGTGATCTCGCTCACCGCCACGTGCAGTCCGTAGTCGCAGAGGCAGGCGCCGTCGGCGGCATCGCGCCAGCGCGCGAC
Coding sequences within:
- a CDS encoding CapA family protein, translated to MRPSPARIIPVLAIAVVIALVAPCLAARGVVIEDFESDAPVLTSYPDQDADPGAWSLTTDAHDGDNALRLYGNTWKVQDVAAAAVTDTTVWRIAVKVADLGEMHAFGVGDGARELFYTFGGEELPAPDNWWTVYQGAFARHQWYTYLLPLGEDWRATYGDLPAITQLVYVNDEDGGAPGETYFDAIADVTGDLPVAPVVGILQTVTKLRRDTEGNDRATVQFEALVNDPDSATHVFHWDFGDSTFSDETAPQHVFTVTADHAWSVGLTVTDPDGLSGYAATQVEVDPGGAAGPITVNFVGDVFTGRAYEYAGGIIDTYGVEALFEPTLGIFGGAADVNVCNLEVSYTDRGTPHPTKSVVFRSRPENSAGIRYAGVDLAGLANNHIIDYGEIGMLDTMDLLDGLSIPYFGAGSDETAALQPAFRTERGIRLAFVGQCNRCGRKWNYQPFLDAGPGKPGFAFFVPQNVTRALDGLHGLADVVILQTHSGDEYETAPPPGKTAGPVWPDVTPEIIEATDIAPGDPDVRFRNEPSLDDRALRRLTLDAGADILINHHPHVLQGFEGYDGKLIAHSLGNFVFDLYYPETFPTLVLTLEIEKNGIVGCRFVPAWIDDYIPRPALGTLGYEIADRIADYSTPMNALVTVDRETNTARVYPDRAGIDSTTADRTLEVTLKEIGGWWVCAPTALPDAGDLSALADASGLPGLEMRWGREILWHGGFEDEGATFWDDNTADEWLDTAQAHAGTRSLALRRRDSDPDQTGTDLEKHLPCDPTREHSALGWLRAENAAEARIMVRFYPDRSSETPLSSTDLADRFTGSCDWTPQWVDLTTPGSAVYFELRCGTEPPAAGTGLSWFDDLALVEWEAWQPAGASASIPAPNNYRYVQVRSPSAAATVALAVTETVYGDPATAIAGPAGPPRLPPRLSVSPNPFNPLTTIRLELPRAGAADATVAIHDLRGRRVALLHRGPLRGEIAALVWKGRDDRGRALPSGIYLVRAEMDGQAVSRKITLVR
- a CDS encoding amidohydrolase family protein, with amino-acid sequence GSGSDLAYRLPDVRARVVPHGLRVSLLSLVVGDDTALVLGPDDVDAAGLWLLPGGVDVHTHFGMPLRPGITSRGWRESSEAALRGGTTTVVDFANPAKGEPLPWAVARWRDAADGACLCDYGLHVAVSEITPERLAELESVVAAGVPTVKAFLAYKGRLMLTLDEMRLLMRQVCDIGGHLLVHAEDGEMNAAAEAELVGRGRTGPSWHTAAHPPAAEIEAVRTAMLLAEDTGCPLTIVHLSTAGGLELIRGARAVGVDINAETCPQYLFRTDACYAGSEDLALTAIMSPPLRSEQDAAALRAGLAAGEISWLATDHCEFPLDLKRRGAARGFPAIPNGAAGVGERLLVAYTLGVRTGLLSPESWIRLCCDQPAAMMGLAGRKGRVAAGYDADLVLFDPEATGTVLPQGADSSLWAGDDWRGAVRTVWRRGERVVAHGRLVDAPGAGTFLPRKLR